The Verrucomicrobiota bacterium DNA window GCGGGCCTTTGGGTGTATCCTCAATCACCCAACCCTTGGCTTTCATTTCCTCGCGCAGCGCATCGGATCGCTTGAAATCCTTGGCCTTGCGCGCAGCCTGACGTTGTTCGAGCAGTGCCAGCATTTCCACCGGGGCCTCGCTGGCAACGGCCTGCCCAACCCCCAGCACCTGGTCCACTTTCTGCCAGGCTCCCAAGGCGGCGGCGGCTTGGGCCGGAGTCACGGCGTTGGCCGCCAGTTTCCTGTTGATGTCGCTCACCCACTCAAATACGACCGCCCAGGCCGCGGAAATGTTCAAATCTTCATCCATGGCGGCCGCGAATTGCGCGGGCAGCGCGGCATCCGCCTCGGCGGTGACCGTCCCGGCCAGTTCTCGCAGCTTGGCCACGCATTCATCCAACCGTTTCAGCGCGGACTTGGCCCCCGTCAAACCATCCAGCGTGAAATTGAACAGCTCGCGATAATGCGCGGTCAACAGCAGGTAGCGGACTTCGCGGCCGGTGAAACCCTTGGCGATCAAATCGCGCAAGGTGAAGAAGTTGCCCAGGGATTTGCTCATCTTCTTGCCTTCCACCAGCAAGTGAGCCCCGTGCATCCAATATTTGACGAACCGCTGGCCGGGCGCCTGCACGCCCGCGCCTTCGCTCTGGGCGATTTCATCCTCATGATGCGGGAACGCCAGGTCTTCGCCTCCCAAATGCAGGTCAAAGCTCGTGCCCAGCCACTTCATGCTCATGGCGCTGCACTCGATGTGCCAGCCGGGGCGCCCTTCCCCCCACGGGCTGGGCCAGAACACCGCGCCATCCTCCGGCACGCGCGCCTTCCACAGGGCAAAATCCGCTACGGAATCTTTGGCGTATTCATCGCTGCTGACCCGTTCCCCAGGGCGCATCTGCTCAAAATTAAGATTTACCAACTGTCCGTAACGGCAGCCGCAGCCGCAATATTTCTCGATGCTGAAATAGACGGAACCATCCTGGGCTTGGTAGGCGACGCCGCGCGCGATCAACTTGCCGATCAGGTCAACCATCTCCGCAATGTGCTCGGTGGCGTGCGGGATCTGGTGCGGGCGCAGGCAGCGCAACTCCCCCAGGTCCTTGAAAAACTCCGCCTCATACCGCCCCGTGTATTCGCGCAGAGCCTGACCCGTCTCGCGCACGCGCTTGATGATCTTGTCCTCGACGTCCGTAATGTTCATCACGTGCTGGACCTGGTAACCCCGGAATTCCAGATACCGCCGGACCATGTCCGTGAAGACAAAGGTTCGGAAGTTGCCAATGTGGGCAAGATCATAGACCGTCGGCCCGCAGCAATACATGCCGACCGTGCGTCCATTCGGGTCCAGCGGCGTAAACGCCTGCACCGACCGCGTCAACGTATTAAAAATATGCAATCCCATGCGTCAAAACACAGTGAGAGTAATCAGCTTGGCGCGAAAGAAAAGCGCGAAATTGGCCAACACTCACGGAAACAGGGCTGCATCAAGCTCGGTTTGGTTCAAGCTGGAAGCGGGGGGGCACGGGGAAGCCCAACGGCAAACGTAGGTGACGAGCAAACGAGTCTCAAATATGGTGGCGTGGGAAATTTTAGAGAAGAATTTCGTTCTTCGTGAAAGTGGGGGTTCATGGGGAGAATTCCCCGAATCAACGACTTTCGCTCTTTGAACCCATGAACCTGGAAGCGAGGGTTCGTGGTGAGGGGGTACGGAACCACAGACCCTGCCCACCTCGTAGTATTCGTAACGCACCAACGCGCTGGATGCAGCCCTGTCCCGGAAGCAGGACGCCGCGCAATAAGTAACTCAATGACTATTGCAGATTCGTTAGATCCGGTTTAACTCACAGCCACCACCACGTCAACAGCGGTGCGACCACCAAACTGGGCAGATAATCCGTCAACTCAACCTTGCGCACCTCGAAAATCACGATGGCAACACTCAGACAGATGAACCCGGCAGCCAAATGGATCGAATGCAACACTGCCGGATACCCCGCCTGCCACGCTTGCGCAATAGCGGCTCCACCCAACGTCCAGAACCCCTGCCAAGCCACAACGGGTAAAAAGGAGAGCCGCACGCCCCAGCCGAATATTCGTGTAAAAGTCATGGCGGCCATACCATCCATGACCGCCTTGATCACTAGCAGCATCCAGAACCCATGCAGACCATCCTCCAGCGCACCCAGCAACGAGAGCGGCGCAGTGCAAAACAACAGGCTGGCGGTTACCAGACCGTCGCTGAAAGCTCCGGGCGCATCCGGTTTGGCCGCCGCCATGCGTTGGCGAGCATACTCACCAGCTCGATTGGAAAGTTGCTGCAAGTGCAACCATCGCCCGATCAACGGTCCCAAGACCATCGCCAGCAAGCCAATCCCCAATTCTTTAAGCACCATGCCGAAGCCACCCCATAATCCCCGCCAAATTAACATAAAACCAGCCCCCACGGTCAGCACCGCCAACAGCGATTTGATCTGCTGTTGCCGGGACGCCGAAATCAGGCCACGCCGGGAGCCGCCCAGAGCCGCTCCGCCAACAATGGCAACCGCGTTAATGACCGTGCCAATCATTTTTTGAAAATTCAGATTGCATTCAATCCGGGTTTGATGCAATTCTAAAGGTCCTTTGTGGTACGGGGCGTAGCGTAGCCTGGTAGCGCGCTTGTTTCGGGTACAAGAGGTCGTGAGTTCGAATCTCACCGCCCCGACCATTAACTGATAGGAGTTTGCTTTTTGGCACATTGGATGCTTTCACTTGTCGCGTTGCGGTAATCATTTACTAACGGCGTAGTCGCCTTGGGATCCGGTTGGAAAATGAACATGAAACATTTCTATGCCCTGCTCCTGCTCACGCTTGTGGCTGCAAGTGGCACATGCGCCCAGGAACCGCCGCCGCCGGGTGAAAAACAGCATGACGTGTTTAAGGTCGCGGCCTTCGGGGCGAAAGGCGACGGCAGAAACGATGATGGGCCAGCGATTCAAAAGGCCCTTGACGCTGCTATTGCCGCTGGCATCGGGGCCGAGGTGGTACTGGATGCAGGCAAAATTTATCGGCTGGGGTCCAACACTGCCGACCTCGCCGTACTTCGGATCGGGAGCGCATGTGGACTCACCCTCGCGGGCAATCGCGCCACGCTGGTGGCGCATCCCTCAAACCGGCTGCTCTGTATTTTCGACTCAAGCAATGTGGTCATTCGCGATCTCGTCCTGGATTACAGCCCACTTCCCTTCACCCAGGCACGGCTAACTGAGGTGGCGCTGACCGAAGGATTCTTGCGATTCCGGGTAGAGCTGGGCTACGACGATCCGTCGGTGGGCGGCACCGACATTTACCGTGACTTCAAGAGTTCAGATGCCGTGTTCCTGGATGGCGCCACTCGTGCCTTCACTCACGACTGGGGACGTATCGCCAGCATTAAAGCGCTCGGCGAGCATTACTTTGAAGCGCGTTTCCACAATAAGGATATGCAAAAT harbors:
- the cysS gene encoding cysteine--tRNA ligase, which produces MGLHIFNTLTRSVQAFTPLDPNGRTVGMYCCGPTVYDLAHIGNFRTFVFTDMVRRYLEFRGYQVQHVMNITDVEDKIIKRVRETGQALREYTGRYEAEFFKDLGELRCLRPHQIPHATEHIAEMVDLIGKLIARGVAYQAQDGSVYFSIEKYCGCGCRYGQLVNLNFEQMRPGERVSSDEYAKDSVADFALWKARVPEDGAVFWPSPWGEGRPGWHIECSAMSMKWLGTSFDLHLGGEDLAFPHHEDEIAQSEGAGVQAPGQRFVKYWMHGAHLLVEGKKMSKSLGNFFTLRDLIAKGFTGREVRYLLLTAHYRELFNFTLDGLTGAKSALKRLDECVAKLRELAGTVTAEADAALPAQFAAAMDEDLNISAAWAVVFEWVSDINRKLAANAVTPAQAAAALGAWQKVDQVLGVGQAVASEAPVEMLALLEQRQAARKAKDFKRSDALREEMKAKGWVIEDTPKGPRLKPV
- a CDS encoding DUF554 family protein — translated: MIGTVINAVAIVGGAALGGSRRGLISASRQQQIKSLLAVLTVGAGFMLIWRGLWGGFGMVLKELGIGLLAMVLGPLIGRWLHLQQLSNRAGEYARQRMAAAKPDAPGAFSDGLVTASLLFCTAPLSLLGALEDGLHGFWMLLVIKAVMDGMAAMTFTRIFGWGVRLSFLPVVAWQGFWTLGGAAIAQAWQAGYPAVLHSIHLAAGFICLSVAIVIFEVRKVELTDYLPSLVVAPLLTWWWL